The proteins below are encoded in one region of Scleropages formosus chromosome 19, fSclFor1.1, whole genome shotgun sequence:
- the ankrd29 gene encoding ankyrin repeat domain-containing protein 29 isoform X1: MRPTRCLSSRYRHVKETPLANAVFWAARRGNLALLQLLLNSGRVDADCKDSYGTTALMVASYSGHYESARELIMQGADINLQRETGSTALFFASQQGHNDIVKLLLEFGASTEFKTKDGGTALCAACQYGHPRVVETLLKNGANVHDQLHDGATPLFLAAQEGHVTVIRHLLSSGAKVNHPREDGTAPLWMAAQMGHSEVVKVLLLRGADRDADRKDGSTALFKAAHKGYNDVLEELLKFSPSLGLLKNGSTALHAAVMGGNVQSVGLLIRANADPTLPNENNELPANLTKNERILRVLRPKMLNGRS; the protein is encoded by the exons ATGAGACCGACACGATGTCTTTCAAG CCGTTATCGTCATGTG AAGGAAACCCCTCTGGCCAACGCAGTGTTTTGGGCTGCGAGGAGGGGGAACCTGgcgctcctgcagctgctgctcaacAGCGGTCGCGTTGATGCTGACTGCAAGGACAGT tatGGGACCACGGCACTGATGGTGGCATCCTACAGCGGGCATTATGAGAGTGCCAGAGAGCTCATCATGCAAGGAGCTGACATTAACCTACAGAGAGAG ACGGGCTCCACGGCGCTCTTCTTCGCCTCCCAGCAGGGACACAATGACATCGTGAAGCTCCTACTTGAGTTTGGGGCCTCCACAGAGTTCAAAACCAAG gaCGGAGGCACAGCTCTTTGTGCAGCATGTCAGTACGGTCACCCCAGAGTGGTGGAGACCCTGCTGAAGAATGGAGCCAATGTTCACGACCAGCTGCAC gATGGTGCCACTCCGCTTTTCCTCGCTGCCCAGGAAGGTCATGTGACTGTCATACGTCACCTTCTGTCATCTGGAGCCAAAGTCAACCATCCACGAGAG GATGGAACTGCCCCCCTTTGGATGGCCGCCCAGATGGGGCACAGCGAAGTTGTGAAGGTCCTTCTGTTACGGGGAGCTGATCGGGATGCAGATCGGAAG GATGGATCAACGGCTTTATTTAAGGCTGCTCACAAAGGATATAATGATGTTCTTGAGGAACTCCTGAAATTCTCACCTTCTCTTGGCCTTTTAAAG AATGGGTCAACAGCCCTCCATGCCGCGGTGATGGGTGGAAATGTGCAATCAGTTGGGCTTCTAATCAGGGCCAATGCAGATCCCACTTTACCAAACGAG AACAACGAACTGCCAGCCAACCTTACGAAAAATGAGCGCATCCTCAGAGTTCTGCGACCAAAGATGTTGAACGGACGGAGTTGA
- the ankrd29 gene encoding ankyrin repeat domain-containing protein 29 isoform X2 translates to MSFKKETPLANAVFWAARRGNLALLQLLLNSGRVDADCKDSYGTTALMVASYSGHYESARELIMQGADINLQRETGSTALFFASQQGHNDIVKLLLEFGASTEFKTKDGGTALCAACQYGHPRVVETLLKNGANVHDQLHDGATPLFLAAQEGHVTVIRHLLSSGAKVNHPREDGTAPLWMAAQMGHSEVVKVLLLRGADRDADRKDGSTALFKAAHKGYNDVLEELLKFSPSLGLLKNGSTALHAAVMGGNVQSVGLLIRANADPTLPNENNELPANLTKNERILRVLRPKMLNGRS, encoded by the exons ATGTCTTTCAAG AAGGAAACCCCTCTGGCCAACGCAGTGTTTTGGGCTGCGAGGAGGGGGAACCTGgcgctcctgcagctgctgctcaacAGCGGTCGCGTTGATGCTGACTGCAAGGACAGT tatGGGACCACGGCACTGATGGTGGCATCCTACAGCGGGCATTATGAGAGTGCCAGAGAGCTCATCATGCAAGGAGCTGACATTAACCTACAGAGAGAG ACGGGCTCCACGGCGCTCTTCTTCGCCTCCCAGCAGGGACACAATGACATCGTGAAGCTCCTACTTGAGTTTGGGGCCTCCACAGAGTTCAAAACCAAG gaCGGAGGCACAGCTCTTTGTGCAGCATGTCAGTACGGTCACCCCAGAGTGGTGGAGACCCTGCTGAAGAATGGAGCCAATGTTCACGACCAGCTGCAC gATGGTGCCACTCCGCTTTTCCTCGCTGCCCAGGAAGGTCATGTGACTGTCATACGTCACCTTCTGTCATCTGGAGCCAAAGTCAACCATCCACGAGAG GATGGAACTGCCCCCCTTTGGATGGCCGCCCAGATGGGGCACAGCGAAGTTGTGAAGGTCCTTCTGTTACGGGGAGCTGATCGGGATGCAGATCGGAAG GATGGATCAACGGCTTTATTTAAGGCTGCTCACAAAGGATATAATGATGTTCTTGAGGAACTCCTGAAATTCTCACCTTCTCTTGGCCTTTTAAAG AATGGGTCAACAGCCCTCCATGCCGCGGTGATGGGTGGAAATGTGCAATCAGTTGGGCTTCTAATCAGGGCCAATGCAGATCCCACTTTACCAAACGAG AACAACGAACTGCCAGCCAACCTTACGAAAAATGAGCGCATCCTCAGAGTTCTGCGACCAAAGATGTTGAACGGACGGAGTTGA
- the ankrd29 gene encoding ankyrin repeat domain-containing protein 29 isoform X3: MSFKYGTTALMVASYSGHYESARELIMQGADINLQRETGSTALFFASQQGHNDIVKLLLEFGASTEFKTKDGGTALCAACQYGHPRVVETLLKNGANVHDQLHDGATPLFLAAQEGHVTVIRHLLSSGAKVNHPREDGTAPLWMAAQMGHSEVVKVLLLRGADRDADRKDGSTALFKAAHKGYNDVLEELLKFSPSLGLLKNGSTALHAAVMGGNVQSVGLLIRANADPTLPNENNELPANLTKNERILRVLRPKMLNGRS, encoded by the exons ATGTCTTTCAAG tatGGGACCACGGCACTGATGGTGGCATCCTACAGCGGGCATTATGAGAGTGCCAGAGAGCTCATCATGCAAGGAGCTGACATTAACCTACAGAGAGAG ACGGGCTCCACGGCGCTCTTCTTCGCCTCCCAGCAGGGACACAATGACATCGTGAAGCTCCTACTTGAGTTTGGGGCCTCCACAGAGTTCAAAACCAAG gaCGGAGGCACAGCTCTTTGTGCAGCATGTCAGTACGGTCACCCCAGAGTGGTGGAGACCCTGCTGAAGAATGGAGCCAATGTTCACGACCAGCTGCAC gATGGTGCCACTCCGCTTTTCCTCGCTGCCCAGGAAGGTCATGTGACTGTCATACGTCACCTTCTGTCATCTGGAGCCAAAGTCAACCATCCACGAGAG GATGGAACTGCCCCCCTTTGGATGGCCGCCCAGATGGGGCACAGCGAAGTTGTGAAGGTCCTTCTGTTACGGGGAGCTGATCGGGATGCAGATCGGAAG GATGGATCAACGGCTTTATTTAAGGCTGCTCACAAAGGATATAATGATGTTCTTGAGGAACTCCTGAAATTCTCACCTTCTCTTGGCCTTTTAAAG AATGGGTCAACAGCCCTCCATGCCGCGGTGATGGGTGGAAATGTGCAATCAGTTGGGCTTCTAATCAGGGCCAATGCAGATCCCACTTTACCAAACGAG AACAACGAACTGCCAGCCAACCTTACGAAAAATGAGCGCATCCTCAGAGTTCTGCGACCAAAGATGTTGAACGGACGGAGTTGA
- the ankrd29 gene encoding ankyrin repeat domain-containing protein 29 isoform X4 has protein sequence MVASYSGHYESARELIMQGADINLQRETGSTALFFASQQGHNDIVKLLLEFGASTEFKTKDGGTALCAACQYGHPRVVETLLKNGANVHDQLHDGATPLFLAAQEGHVTVIRHLLSSGAKVNHPREDGTAPLWMAAQMGHSEVVKVLLLRGADRDADRKDGSTALFKAAHKGYNDVLEELLKFSPSLGLLKNGSTALHAAVMGGNVQSVGLLIRANADPTLPNENNELPANLTKNERILRVLRPKMLNGRS, from the exons ATGGTGGCATCCTACAGCGGGCATTATGAGAGTGCCAGAGAGCTCATCATGCAAGGAGCTGACATTAACCTACAGAGAGAG ACGGGCTCCACGGCGCTCTTCTTCGCCTCCCAGCAGGGACACAATGACATCGTGAAGCTCCTACTTGAGTTTGGGGCCTCCACAGAGTTCAAAACCAAG gaCGGAGGCACAGCTCTTTGTGCAGCATGTCAGTACGGTCACCCCAGAGTGGTGGAGACCCTGCTGAAGAATGGAGCCAATGTTCACGACCAGCTGCAC gATGGTGCCACTCCGCTTTTCCTCGCTGCCCAGGAAGGTCATGTGACTGTCATACGTCACCTTCTGTCATCTGGAGCCAAAGTCAACCATCCACGAGAG GATGGAACTGCCCCCCTTTGGATGGCCGCCCAGATGGGGCACAGCGAAGTTGTGAAGGTCCTTCTGTTACGGGGAGCTGATCGGGATGCAGATCGGAAG GATGGATCAACGGCTTTATTTAAGGCTGCTCACAAAGGATATAATGATGTTCTTGAGGAACTCCTGAAATTCTCACCTTCTCTTGGCCTTTTAAAG AATGGGTCAACAGCCCTCCATGCCGCGGTGATGGGTGGAAATGTGCAATCAGTTGGGCTTCTAATCAGGGCCAATGCAGATCCCACTTTACCAAACGAG AACAACGAACTGCCAGCCAACCTTACGAAAAATGAGCGCATCCTCAGAGTTCTGCGACCAAAGATGTTGAACGGACGGAGTTGA
- the cts12 gene encoding cathepsin L1, with amino-acid sequence MPALLRAVLVSLLVCHHRLQPALCSEEDMDTLWTKWKWDYGVSYGAKDDEEQRKYIWEENLEKIKANNENFHKGTSSFIMAMNRYGDLTQQEYRRLQGAMINSRTMKRGKTVSAQKLRAAAKKKNVAEVDYRTKGYVTRVKDQGYCGSCWAFSTTGAIEGQIYKKTGRLLSLSEQHLMDCSRSYGTYGCSGAWMANAYDYVVKNGLPSEDTYPYTAMDGQPCLYESSRIVARIKDYRFIPAGDEEALANAVATIGPITVALDADHSSFMFYSSGIYEEPKCNPENLNHAVLLVGYGTEGKKEYWIIKNSWGRSWGENGYMRIARNKDNACGIASYSLYPIV; translated from the exons ATGCCTGCACTCCTAAGAGCAGTCCTGGTGTCGCTCCTCGTGTGCCACCATCGTCTCCAACCAGCCTTGTGCTCCGAGGAGGACATGGACACCCTGTGGACCAAGTGGAAGTGGGACTACGGTGTCTCCTACGGCGCAAAG GACGACGAAGAGCAGAGAAAGTACATTTGGGAGGAGAATTTAGAGAAGATAAAGGCAAACAACGAAAACTTCCACAAAGGAACCAGCTCATTCATAATGGCCATGAACAGATACGGGGACCTT ACCCAGCAGGAGTACAGAAGGCTGCAGGGGGCCATGATAAACAGCAGGACGATGAAACGAGGTAAGACGGTGTCGGCTCAGAAGCTTCGCGCTGCTgccaagaagaaaaatgttgccGAAGTTGACTACAGGACCAAAGGCTATGTGACACGCGTCAAGGACCAG GGCTACTGCGGCTCGTGCTGGGCCTTCAGCACCACGGGAGCCATCGAGGGACAAATATACAAGAAGACAGGCCGACTCCTGTCTCTCAGCGAGCAGCACTTGATGGACTGCTCGCGCTCCTACGGGACGTACGGCTGCAGCGGGGCCTGGATGGCTAACGCTTACGATTACGTGGTGAAAAACGGACTGCCGTCCGAGGACACCTACCCCTACACCGCGATG GACGGCCAGCCTTGTCTCTACGAGAGCAGCAGGATTGTAGCGCGAATCAAGGACTACAGGTTTATTCCCGCTGGGGACGAGGAGGCGCTGGCCAATGCCGTGGCGACCATCGGTCCTATTACCGTTGCCTTGGATGCGGACCATTCCAGCTTCATGTTCTACAGCTCAG GAATCTACGAGGAGCCCAAGTGCAATCCTGAGAACCTGAATCACGCTGTTCTGCTGGTCGGCTACGGCACCGAAGGGAAGAAGGAGTACTGGATCATCAAAAACAG CTGGGGCCGGAGCTGGGGAGAGAACGGCTATATGAGGATCGCCCGCAACAAGGACAACGCCTGCGGCATCGCCAGCTACTCCCTCTACCCCATCGTATGA